Part of the Dehalococcoidia bacterium genome, CAGCGTGGGCGAGCCCATCAACCCCGAGGCATGGGTCTGGTACTGGCGCAACATAGGCGGAGGCCGCTGCCCGGTGGTGGACACCTGGTGGCAGACGGAGACGGGAATGATCATGATCACGCCCCTGCCGGGCATCACGGTCTGCAAGCCGGGCTCGGCCACACGGCCCTTCCCGGGAGTGGCCGCCGACGTGGTGGACGACCAGGGCAATTCGGTACCGGCCGGGGCTGGTGGTTACCTGGTGTTGACCCGCCCGTGGCCAGCCATGATGCGCACCATCTACGGCGACCCCGATCGCTACGTCCAGCAGTACTGGAGCCGCTACCCGGGTATATATTTCACCGGCGACGGCGCCAAGCGCGACGAGGACGGCTATTTCTGGATCGTGGGCCGCATAGATGACGTGGTGAACGTGGCCGGCCACCGCATCGGCACCATGGAGGTGGAAAGCGCCCTGGTGGACCATCCCGCCGTGGCCGAGGCGGCCGTCATCGGCCGCTCCGACGAGGTGAAGGGTCAGGCCCTCTGGGCCTTCGTGACCGTCAAGGAGGGCACCGACCGCACCCCGTCGCTGGAGCAGGAGCTGCGGGAACACGTGGCCAAAAAGATCGGCGCCATCGCCCGTCCCGACCGCATCGTCTTCGCCGCGGAGCTGCCCAAGACCCGCTCGGGCAAGATCATGCGCCGGTTGCTCCGGGACATCGCGGAGGGGCGGGCCTTGGGCGACACTACCACCCTGCAGGACCCGGCGGTAGTCCAGACCCTGCGGGAGCAATACGAGCACATGGAGGGCTAGGGCGGGCAGGCAGCGCCTGCAGCCGCCGTCACATCGCTGGCAGGAGGGGAGCCGTGGCCGAGCTGGTGAGCCCCATCGTGCGCCGCATGCAGGAGGATGCTCGACGCGACCCGGGTGCCTTCTGGTCGCGCGCGGCCGAAGAGCTGCACTGGTTCCGCAAATGGGACGAGCCTTTCGTATGGCAGCCGCCCACCTTCCGCTGGTTCGTAGGCGGCCAGACGAACCTGGCCTTCAACTGCCTTGACTACCACGTGCAGCGGGGGCGAGGAGGCCAGGCCGCCCTGATATACCTGAACGAACGGGGGGAGAGGCAGGTCTTCACCTACGCCCAGCTGAGGCGAGAGGTGGAGCGGGTGGCCGCTGCCCTGCGAGGACTGGGGATGGGCCGGGGCGACCGCCTGACCATATATATGCCCGTATGCCCCGAGGCCATCGTCCTGATGCTGGCGACGGTGCGCATCGGCGCCATCCACTCGGTGGTGTTCGCCGGCTTCGGTGCCCAGGCACTGGCCGACCGTATAGCAGCCAGTGGCTCGCGCCTGGTCTTCACCGCCGATGTGGCCTACCGCCGAGGCGGACAGGTGCGACTGAAGGAGGTGGTAGACCAGGCCCTCGCCCTCAGCGGCGATGGAGTAGAACGAGTCGTGGTGCTGAGGCGCACCGCCGACGGCGCCCCCATGACGCCCGACCGCGATCTGCTCTGGCAAGAGTTCCTGCGCAGGGGCGAAGGCCAGGACGGGGGCCATGTGGTCATGGAGGCCAACGGCCCGGCCTACATCCTGGCCACCTCGGGCACCACCGCCCGCCCCAAGCTGGCGGTCCATGTCCACGGCGGCTACCAGGTGGGCATATACAGCTCGGCCCGATGGTGCTTCGGTCTGCGCCCCAGCGATGTCTGGTGGGCCACCTCCGACATCGGCTGGGTCGTGGGCCACAGCTACATCGTTTACGCCCCCTTGCTGATGGGGTGCACCACCGTCGCCTACGAGGGCGCTCTCGACTACCCCGGGCCGGAGGTGCTTTGGCGGGTGGTGGAGGAGTTCGGGGTCACGGGCATCTTCACTTCGCCCACGGCAGTGCGGCTGCTGATGCGCTATGGCGAAGAGGCAGCCCGAGGCTTCGACCTGTCCTCGCTGGAGCGGGTCTTCTGCGCCGGCGAGGTGCTGAATGCCCCCGCCTGGGAGTGGCTGCAGAAGGTGGTGCTCCAGGACCGTATACCCGTCATCGACCACTGGTGGCAGACGGAAACGGGCGGGCCCGTCATCGGGAATCCGTACGGGCTGGGCATGCTGCCCATCAAGCCTGGCTCAGCGGGGGTGCCCCTGCCCGGGATGGAGGTGGCCATCATGACCCCCGAAGGCCAGGAGGTGGGACCGGGGGAAAAGGGTATACTGGTCATCAAGCGGCCCTTCCCCAGCCTCACACCCACCCTGTGGGGAGAGCCGGAACGCTATGCCAAGGACTACTGGCAGCGCATCCCCGGCGTTTACTTCACGGGGGACTCGGCCCACCTGGACGAGGACGGCTACGTCTGGTTCGCGGGCCGGGCGGACGAGGTCATAAAGATCGCCGCCCATCGCATCGGCACCATCGAGGTGGAATCGGCCTTCCTCAAGCACCCGGCGGTGGCCGAGGCAGGGGTCACCGGGCGGCCCGACCCGGTGCGCGGGGAGGTGATCTCGGCCTTCATCGCCCTCAAGCAAGGTCAGCAGCCGTCGGAACAGCTCAGGAGGGAGTTGCTGGAGACGGTGCGACGGGAGCTGGGGCCGGTGGCGGTGGTGGGAGACATCAACTTCGTGGCCATGTTGCCCAAGACTCGCTCGGGGAAGATCATGCGCCGGGTGCTGAAGGCGGTGGTGCTGGACCGCGACCCGGGCGATATATCCACCATCGAGGACGAGGGGTCAGTGGAGGAAGCTCGCCAGGCCTGGCTGCAGATGCGCCAGGAGATAGGACAGGTCAGCGACTAGACGATGCCACCTGTCTGGAAACGGGTAGCCTTGAACGGACGGCGCCCCGGCCGCAGAATATAGGGCGGAACCCCTCTGCCCGGGGAGAGAAGATGGACGACCTGCGGGGATTCTGGGTGCTGGTCTTCATACTGGTCACCATCGTGGTGAGCCTCGCTCTCGGGGGCCTGGTCAGCCTGTTCAGCTAGCGGGAGGCTCCCCCCGTTCCGAGCGCCGTTCCAGCACCACCAGCAACACCGTCGATATCGTCATCAGCACGTAGAGCACTATCAAGGCCGCTGCTACAGCGATGGCCTCGGTCACGGCTCCCACCCCCGAGGCCAATTATAGCCCGCTACGAGGCAGCCGTTGTCCTGCCCAGCCCCACAGGCAACGGGTTGCCAGCCTCTCCTGGCCCCGGCTATCATGGTGTCAGACAGGGCAGCCCCGGCGGACGGCCTCCACCGTCCGCGACCGCACTGGTAAGCTGTCATCTCATCCGTCGGAGGCCGCCGATGGCTGCGGGGCTGTCGTGGTTGCTGGTAGCGATAGCATCGGCCGTTAGCGGGGCCGCCCTCCTGGCCCTGGGCCTCTCCCTGCACGTGCTCCCCGTGCTCGTCTCCCCCCTGGGCGGGGCATTGCTGGCGGCCCTGGGCCTGCTGCTGGGCGGAGCTTTCCTGTTCTGGGTGTGGCTGGGACGGGCGCTGGAGCGCGCCCTGCGCCGGCCCTGGAACGGGAACGCCGGCTGAGGGCGCGCTGATGCTCTACGGCTGTCCCGATCCCAGCTCGTCCAGCAGGCGGGCGAGAGCGGACGCCCTGTCCTCGGGGCCGCCCAGCCGGGCGAGGGCCGTCATCTCCCACCACCGGTCGCGGGCCAGCACCCTCGTAGCTGCCCGCCCGCCCTCGTCCAGGTAGACCACATAGATATCGGCGTCGCCGGTCAGCGCCGCGTCGATAGCGCCCAGGCGCTCATGGCCCCAGCAGGCCGGACAGCGATAGGTCTCGGGTCGTTCCAGCACGGTGTAACGGCCGTACAGGTCGCTCTCGCTGAAAGGCTCCTCCAGGGCGAAGGGGAGCGCCCATGCCCACAGATAGGCGCGTCCATAGTTGCCAGGAACGTCCAGAATGACGATCGAGCCGGGTGGCGCTGTCCGCGTTGCCACTTCCGCCTGCTGCGTGAACTCCCGCGAGAGACGCGCCGCTGCGACCCAGTCGCTCTGGTGTTCGGCCAGTCCCAGCGAGAAGGGCACGAGGAGCAGGGCGACCGCTGCCCCTGCCGCCACGGCCGCCCTCGGCCGCAGGCATGAGACGGCCAGTGCCAGAAAGACCGCCAGGCCAGCCGAGGGCAGCAGCAGATAACGGTGGCTGTGAGGCGAGTAGGCCACCAGCGTGGGCAGCAGCACCAGCAGGTGCCACACGGGGCCGAAGAATACGGCCTTTCCCAGCCACCCCTGGCCCCTGGCACGGGCCGCCGCCAGTACCCCCACCAGCGACGCGGCCACGACCGTCCAAGCGAGGGCAGTGGGGAGGGGCCGCAAGGGCGGCAGCAGCTCCCACAGGTAGTACCCTTGACGTTGCAGGAAGGCACGCACCGCCTCGACCCCGAGCATGTCCTCCCGGAGGGTGCTATCGAAGGCCAGATGGCGGATGGAGACGTATCCTGCCAGGAGGGCGAAGAAGGGAAAGTGGACCAGCAATGCCCGCGGCCGCAGCGGGCGAAGACAAAGCAGGTCGTAGGCCACCAGCAGGAAGGGCAGGGTGACGGATATCTCCTTCGAGAAGAGGGCCAGGGCAAAGGCCAGAAAGGACAGTCCGCCCAGCCAGAGACGCCCTCGCGTCCTCAAAAGGAGGAGGCAATAGAATGCGGCCAGATAGAACGTGACCGAGATGACGTCCACCCGTGCCGCTATCCATGACACCGCCTCCGCATGGGCAGGCGCGAGGGCAAAGAGCAGGCCTGCCAACAGTCCCAGCAACCCCGATCCGCCGGTGATCTCCCGAGCGATGAGGAGGACCAGCACCGCCGCCACGGCATGAAAGGCCATATTGGTGAGATGGTAGCCTGTCGGGTCCAGTCCCCACAGGAGGCCGTCAAGGCGATAGCTCAGGCCGATGATGGGACGGATCTCGTCCAGCGGGTGCCCCCACAGGCCGCCGGACCAGTCGTCCACGAAGAGCCGCGGAAAGTCCGAAAGGGGCCGGGCATGGAAGATGCGCACGAAACCGAAGTCGTCGGAGAGAAAGTAGCCTTTAGCAGAGGGCAAATAGGCCAGAAAGGCGATGGCCGCCAGGAGGGCGGCGCCTGCTGCCAGGGAGATCCTCGCAGTCAGGGTGTTCGGTAGAGCCGTGGTCACGCCCTGGGCCAGTATAGCCCCGGGGCCGGGCAGGGGCCAGTCATCAAGAGAGGAAGGGACTAGAACGGGGCAGCGGCCTGGCCCCTTTCGCCTCATCCCCCTCTGGGGCAGAGGTGGGATTCGAGCTGGGCTTACTCCACGGACTGGCGGCCTGTGAGCCAGCCTCTCTGGTGGCAGGGGTGGGATTCGAACCCACGGCGCACGGCTTATGAAGCCGCCGCTCTACCGCTGAGCTACCCTGCCACCACTACGGGCCGGGACCCACCGGCCAATACCATCATGGCAGCACCGCCCACGGCAGGCAAGACACCGCACATACACGGCTCAGCGCAGGGGGCGCTTGGCCGGGATGCCGGGCCGTCGAGGGTAGCGCTCCGGCGTCGGGGCGACCTTTCGCACCACCAGGAGCATCGGCGCCGTCCCTTCGTAGGGCAGCGGAAGGGGCGCCAGGTACACCACCTGTCCCCCGCACTCGGCCAGGGCCCTCCTGGCCTCCTCCACCTCCTGCCGTACTCTCTCACCCTTGGGGCTGACCAGATGTCCACCCACCCTGAGAAAGGGAAGGGCCAGCTCGGCCAGCACCGGCAAAGGTGCCACCGCTCGCGCCAGGGCCAGATCGTAGCCCTGCCGATGGCGAGGGTCGCGGGCTACCTCCTCGGCCCTCCCCCAGACCACCTCCACGTCGCCCAGGTTCAGACGGGACAGCAGGCGACGCAGGAAGTCGGTCTTGCGCCGTTCCGAGTCCAGCAACGTCAGGCGCAGCGAGGGCCAGACTATGCGCAGAGGCAGGCCGGGCAAGCCAGCACCGGTCCCGACATCTATGGCCCGCACTGCCTCTGCAGGGGAGAGCAGGCCCAGCCTCTCTAGCTCCACACCCAGGGCCAAAGACTCCAGGAAGTGACGCCGCTGGACTTCGTGGGGGTCATCGATAGCCGTCAGGTCGGCGGCCGGCGATTCCCGAAGCAACTCGTCCAGATAGATGGCGAAGGCCTCCATCTGGGGCGGCGAGAGGGACAGGCCCAGGGCCTCGGCGCCCCGGGCCAGCACCGTCAGGGCCGAGTTCCCGTTCACGTTGACCCGCCCTCGTTGCCGTCCCTAGAATTGAATGATGCCATGAGCGAGATCACCCTGCGTCAGGCGGCCGAACGCTATCTATCCTCCTCCGACCAGAGGGGCGAGGGGGCACGGTCGGCGGTGGAGGCCTTCGTCCGCTGGTGCGGCGCGGATACGCCCCTGAGCCGATTGACCCCTCAGGACGTGGCCCGCTACGTGGAGGAGCTGGGCAGCAGCCACGAGGCGCGCCGTCGGGCCGAGGAGCTGCGGGCCTTCCTCTCCCAGCTGCGGCAGTGGAGGCTCATCGACCAGAGCCTGGCCCAGCACGTGCGGCTGCCCCGCTCCCGCGCTCCCAGGCAGCTGGCCAGCAACGACCTGCCGCCTATCGAGATGACGGCCGAGGGCTACGCCGCCCTGCAGCAGGAGCTGGAGGCCCTCAAGGCCCAGCGCCCTCTCATCGCCGAGGAGATCAGGCGGGCCGCCCTGGACAAGGACTTCCGCGAGAACGCCCCCCTGCAGGCCGCCCGCGAGAAGCAGTCCCACCTGGAGACGCGGATCCGCGAGCTGGAGTCCATGCTGCGAAGGGCCGTCATCGTCGATGACCGGGGGGACGGCCAGCGCGTCCAGCTGGGCAGCACCGTCGAGGTGCGCAACCTGAACACTGGCGCCACCGCCCGCTACACCATCGTGGGGCCGGCCGAGGCCGACGCCAAGGCGGGGAAGATCTCCAGCGCCTCACCCGTGGGCCGGGCGCTCCTCGACCGACGAGAGGGAGACGAGGTGGAGGTCGAGGTGCCCGCTGGCCCCCTGCGCCTGCGCATCGAGCGCATCGAGTGACTGGCGCGCCACCGGGGCGGGCCGAGGCCGCCGCGATCGTAGCCGCCCCTAGCGCTGGTCGATGGGCACGTATTCCAGGTCGAGAGGCCCGGAGTACTGGAGCAGCGGCCGGATGAGGATGTTGTCCTGCATCTGCTCCAGCACATGGGCGCACCAGCCGGGCATGCGGCCGATGGCGAACATCGAAATGAACAGGTCCTCGGGGATGCCCAGCAGGTAGTAGACGGCGCCGGCGTAGAAGTCCACGTTCAGGGAGATGCCGCGGGAGCGCAGCGGCGCCGTCACCTCGGCCACTCGCTCCAGTATCTGATACCACTTGGGCTGACCCAGCTTCTCGCCCAGGACACGGGCACGTTCGCGCATGTGGCGGGCCCGAGGGTCCTCCACCCGGTAGACACGGTGCCCCATGCCCATGATGCGCCGCCCCTCCGCCAGCATCCGCTGGATGTACTCGTCCACCCGCTCCGGCTCGCCTATCTCCTCGATCATGTGCATCACGGCCTCGGCAGCCCCGCCGTGCAGCGGCCCCTTGAGGGTGCCGATGGCGCTGACGATGGCCGAATGGATATCGGAGCCGGTGGAGGCCGTGACGCGGGCGGCGAAGGCGGAGGCGTTGGACCCGTGCTCGGCATGCAGGATGAAGTCCATGTCGATGGCGTCCACCGCCTCAGCGTCGGGCTCGCGCCCGTGCAGCATGTAGAGGAAGTTGGCAGCGTGGGACAGGTCCTCCCGCGGAGGCACCGGCTCCAGGCCACGGCGAATGCGGTCGTGAGCGGCCACGATGGTAGGCACCTGCGCCGTGAGCCGCTCGGCCTTGCGCAGGGTCGCCTCATAGGAGGTGTCGGCCGTCTCGGGATCGAAAGCCGCCAGCGCCGAGACGGCGGTACGCAGCACGTCCATGGGGTGTGCCTTCTGGACCACCCGAATCACGTCCAGCACCGGTGCCGGCACGTGGCGACTGCGCCGGAGACGGCGGT contains:
- a CDS encoding acetate--CoA ligase; the protein is MAELVSPIVRRMQEDARRDPGAFWSRAAEELHWFRKWDEPFVWQPPTFRWFVGGQTNLAFNCLDYHVQRGRGGQAALIYLNERGERQVFTYAQLRREVERVAAALRGLGMGRGDRLTIYMPVCPEAIVLMLATVRIGAIHSVVFAGFGAQALADRIAASGSRLVFTADVAYRRGGQVRLKEVVDQALALSGDGVERVVVLRRTADGAPMTPDRDLLWQEFLRRGEGQDGGHVVMEANGPAYILATSGTTARPKLAVHVHGGYQVGIYSSARWCFGLRPSDVWWATSDIGWVVGHSYIVYAPLLMGCTTVAYEGALDYPGPEVLWRVVEEFGVTGIFTSPTAVRLLMRYGEEAARGFDLSSLERVFCAGEVLNAPAWEWLQKVVLQDRIPVIDHWWQTETGGPVIGNPYGLGMLPIKPGSAGVPLPGMEVAIMTPEGQEVGPGEKGILVIKRPFPSLTPTLWGEPERYAKDYWQRIPGVYFTGDSAHLDEDGYVWFAGRADEVIKIAAHRIGTIEVESAFLKHPAVAEAGVTGRPDPVRGEVISAFIALKQGQQPSEQLRRELLETVRRELGPVAVVGDINFVAMLPKTRSGKIMRRVLKAVVLDRDPGDISTIEDEGSVEEARQAWLQMRQEIGQVSD
- the rsmG gene encoding 16S rRNA (guanine(527)-N(7))-methyltransferase RsmG; the encoded protein is MNGNSALTVLARGAEALGLSLSPPQMEAFAIYLDELLRESPAADLTAIDDPHEVQRRHFLESLALGVELERLGLLSPAEAVRAIDVGTGAGLPGLPLRIVWPSLRLTLLDSERRKTDFLRRLLSRLNLGDVEVVWGRAEEVARDPRHRQGYDLALARAVAPLPVLAELALPFLRVGGHLVSPKGERVRQEVEEARRALAECGGQVVYLAPLPLPYEGTAPMLLVVRKVAPTPERYPRRPGIPAKRPLR
- the greA gene encoding transcription elongation factor GreA, which translates into the protein MSEITLRQAAERYLSSSDQRGEGARSAVEAFVRWCGADTPLSRLTPQDVARYVEELGSSHEARRRAEELRAFLSQLRQWRLIDQSLAQHVRLPRSRAPRQLASNDLPPIEMTAEGYAALQQELEALKAQRPLIAEEIRRAALDKDFRENAPLQAAREKQSHLETRIRELESMLRRAVIVDDRGDGQRVQLGSTVEVRNLNTGATARYTIVGPAEADAKAGKISSASPVGRALLDRREGDEVEVEVPAGPLRLRIERIE
- a CDS encoding citrate (Si)-synthase, which encodes MSQPTSAPEIARGLRGVLLDTTSTCHIDGEAGKLYYRGYNIHDLAEHSTFEEVTYLLLYGRLPTRSELEEMDRRLRRSRHVPAPVLDVIRVVQKAHPMDVLRTAVSALAAFDPETADTSYEATLRKAERLTAQVPTIVAAHDRIRRGLEPVPPREDLSHAANFLYMLHGREPDAEAVDAIDMDFILHAEHGSNASAFAARVTASTGSDIHSAIVSAIGTLKGPLHGGAAEAVMHMIEEIGEPERVDEYIQRMLAEGRRIMGMGHRVYRVEDPRARHMRERARVLGEKLGQPKWYQILERVAEVTAPLRSRGISLNVDFYAGAVYYLLGIPEDLFISMFAIGRMPGWCAHVLEQMQDNILIRPLLQYSGPLDLEYVPIDQR